Proteins from a genomic interval of Medicago truncatula cultivar Jemalong A17 chromosome 3, MtrunA17r5.0-ANR, whole genome shotgun sequence:
- the LOC11422515 gene encoding polyol transporter 5 has protein sequence MAEEKTPVQLKSLEDFDSQKKPESNKFAFACAILASMTSILLGYDIGVMSGAVIYIKRDLKLSNVQIEILVGIINLFSLIGSCLAGRTSDWIGRRYTIVLAGSIFFAGALLMGFSPNFAFLMFARFIAGIGIGYALMIAPVYTAEVSPASSRGFLTSFPEVFINGGILLGYISNYGFSKLSLRLGWRVMLGIGAIPSVILAVGVLAMPESPRWLVMKGRLGDAIIVLNKTSNSEQEAQLRLSEIKAAAGIPENCTDDVVSVKKTNEREGNTVWKELFIYPTPAVRHIVIAALGIHFFQQASGIDAVVLYSPTIFRKAGLESDTEQLLATVAVGLAKTVFILVATFLLDRVGRRPLLLSSVGGMVISLLTLAVSLTVVDHSRVRQMWAVGLSIASVLSYVATFSIGAGPITWVYSSEIFPLRLRAQGASAGVVVNRVTSGIISMTFLSLSDKISIGGAFFLFGGIAACGWIFFYTLLPETQGKTLEEMEGTFGKFGGKSNNKGANNNNGEIQFAN, from the exons ATGGCTGAGGAGAAAACACCAGTTCAGCTGAAGTCTCTTGAGGATTTTGATTCTCAAAAGAAACCCGAATCGAACAAGTTTGCTTTCGCCTGTGCTATATTGGCTTCCATGACTTCCATTTTACTTGGTTATG ATATTGGGGTGATGAGTGGAGCAGTGATATACATAAAAAGAGACCTCAAACTATCTAATGTCCAAATTGAAATCCTAGTAGGCATCATCAACCTTTTCTCCTTAATAGGTTCCTGCCTCGCCGGCCGAACCTCTGACTGGATTGGTCGCCGTTACACCATCGTCCTTGCTGGCTCCATCTTCTTCGCAGGCGCACTCCTCATGGGATTCTCTCCCAACTTTGCCTTTCTCATGTTTGCTCGTTTCATTGCTGGTATCGGTATCGGCTACGCTCTCATGATCGCCCCGGTCTACACCGCCGAAGTCTCCCCTGCTTCCTCTCGCGGCTTCCTCACCTCCTTCCCCGAG GTATTCATCAACGGAGGGATATTACTTGGATACATTTCAAACTATGGATTTTCTAAGCTTTCACTTAGATTAGGATGGAGAGTGATGCTAGGAATAGGAGCAATTCCTTCAGTAATCTTAGCCGTTGGAGTATTAGCCATGCCTGAGTCACCTCGTTGGCTTGTGATGAAAGGAAGACTCGGTGACGCTATAATAGTACTCAACAAAACCTCTAACTCAGAACAAGAGGCTCAGCTTCGACTCAGTGAAATCAAAGCCGCGGCTGGAATTCCCGAAAATTGCACGGACGACGTCGTTTCAGTAAAGAAAACCAACGAGAGAGAGGGTAATACTGTGTGGAAAGAGTTGTTTATTTATCCTACACCCGCGGTGCGTCACATTGTTATTGCTGCTCTTGGTATTCACTTTTTTCAACAAGCTTCTGGTATAGACGCTGTCGTTTTGTATAGTCCTACGATTTTTCGTAAAGCTGGGTTAGAATCTGATACGGAACAGTTACTTGCAACTGTAGCCGTTGGATTGGCGAAAACCGTTTTCATTTTGGTAGCTACTTTTTTGTTGGACCGGGTCGGGCGAAGACCGTTATTGTTATCTAGTGTTGGTGGAATGGTGATTTCGTTGTTAACTCTAGCGGTGAGTTTAACGGTTGTTGATCATTCGCGCGTGAGACAAATGTGGGCCGTTGGATTGAGCATTGCATCTGTTTTGTCTTACGTGGCAACTTTTTCAATTGGCGCGGGTCCCATTACTTGGGTTTATAGTTCTGAGATTTTTCCGTTGAGGCTACGCGCTCAAGGTGCGTCTGCGGGGGTGGTGGTGAATAGGGTGACAAGTGGGATAATTTCAATGACGTTTTTGTCCTTGTCTGATAAGATAAGTATTGGAGGGGCATTCTTTCTGTTCGGTGGAATTGCAGCTTGTGGATGGATCTTTTTCTATACATTGCTTCCTGAAACACAGGGTAAGACCCTTGAAGAAATGGAAGGGACTTTTGGGAAATTCGGAGGGAAGTCAAATAATAAGGGTGCAAACAATAATAATGGGGAGATCCAATTTGCCAATTAG